GATTAACATTGTATTTGTACGCTCATGCCAAGGTTTAGAACCAGTTCGACGTATTGTTCAAGTTCATGCACTAAACTGAACATTCGTGGCATGTATTTACCTCTAATCTACACAATAACCTTCCATCTAATCCTCTAAAGAAGCAATAATTACTTTACAAATTGGGAAAACCGACTCTATCGGAAAACAAGTGTTGGCGCGCGCGAGAGCGAGATAGCATCGTCCCAAATATATATAGTACGAAAAATTATTCCATATTGAATCAAATGAAGTAAATTTGGTTGTTTAGATGCCTATATATTTTTATACAAACTTGATCAAACTTAATGAAGTTTGACGTAGATCTTAGAATTTCAATTATTTTAAAACAAAGACAAGTTAAACATCATGCAATTACAAAACATGGTCATTATAAACTTTTCATCAGACAACTCAACAAATAAACTATGAGGGCATAAGGCGAAAAGAACTACAACTTCTCTCCGGAGTTTTTTTCCACCATGAGTTATGTGGAGAAGCTGCAGCGAAAATATCTGGCCCTTTGTAGTGCTGGCCGAGTTGCCAACTCTGCAAAACTCATTCTTATTTTTTTGAGAAAGCTGCAAAATTCATATGTAACCTTTAGTTAGGGGAATACAAATTTTAGCTCGAAACACGTAGCACAAAACCAAGGCCTAATGAGCCCACACCCGCACAGCCCGTGATATTAGCAAGCCCATCTCGTGATCAACCCACGGGAACCAGTCCATTCAAGCCCACAAGCCCATAGGGAAAGCCACTTCGCCAGCCTCTCCCAGAGCCCAGAGCGGAAGGGAGGGAGGCAAACCACGGCCGGACGCGGGGTCCCCGGCGGCTCGTCGCGGTTGCGCCATTCGCCGACGCCGGTTGCTTCTCCTGGCCCCATGTCCTCCACCAGGGTGCCGCGGCGGACCACGAGATGCCTAGAGAGGTACGCTGCTTGGCCCCTCCCTGCTTGTTCAGGGGCTCCAACCCCCAGCTACGATCCGCGCTCTTGCTGCAGATCATGCTGGATATGCGCCTCGCCTGCAAATCTACAGTAGATAGAGATTCATCAGAGACTCCAGGGGATCTCTACCTGTAGGGCTCCGGTCCCTGCTTACCCTGGCAGACCGCAAGGGAAATCATCAGTAAGGGCGTGTGTCGCAGATATACAGTACTAAAATAGTTTCCGACCGGCAATAAACAGTCTAGCCACTTGGCGAATTTGAGGAGCAGTCATCGTCTGTGTTCGCTTTGGGTTACTCGGATGCAGTTATCCTGGTCGAATGCTCCCAAACTTGCATTTTTTTTCCCAGAGCATACCGACAAATTAGGCGTACTCACTCTGATCCCAATCCCAAAATCTGTGTGATAAAGGAATTCTGCCTCCTCTTGTGAGTACGCTATCTTGGATTAATAACCAAATGGAAACTCTGAGCCTCCTCTTGTGAGTACGCTATCTTGGATTAATATGTTTACTGTCACTGAGCGTGCTATTGTCCAATTGACTCGCTTCTTGTTCTCAGCCAAGTTATGACGAAGACAGATACTAACGTATGCTATTCAGTTATCCTTCCTTTTGGGCGGGGATATTCAGTTATCCTTGCATACACTAGTTTGCTACTGTATTTGAGTCAGCATGGGACTTGCTGTTCTATGGGTTTTGTTGTTGAAGAAGGTATTGGTGATTCCTTGTTTGTTGGTTTTGAACTTTTAGCTACAACGCGGAAAACTGAACGTAGCTTGTTGGATTTGGACCAATTGTATGGAAATTAACTTTGGTTCTTGGCCTGCGTATATTTCCATGTCGCCTAGTTAGTTAAACGGTACCACTGCAGCTTTTTTCATCCTTGACACACTAGGCCTATAAGGGGTGAAATGATATGCCACTCGCTAGTCGCTACGCCGACATCTTTTTTACTAATCCATACATCTAGCTTGTGGGTTGCAAAGATTCCTATATGCATAAACATGAACATAATATAATATTGTTTGGGGGCTTGGAGGGCCTCACCTAAATGGCACATCTCACTCTGACCATGTCACTGTCAGCCTAACCTGTAGATTCCTGTGTATGAACCAAAACAAGTACATCAGTCTCAGCTAAAATAACATAATAATCATGATATAATGTCTACCCCCATCCACAGATCCTTAATATACAATGGTATGATGTATGCATTGCATTGGAAGCTAAAGGTGAACATGTAATCCACACAATGGCCCGCGTGAGAGAAAAAGGACAAGATGCTAGCCAAGAACAACTTGCCGGGAAATATCAGCATGGATTCAAAGCAGGGGATGCATACCCTCACCATGAAGCATACATGCACATACCCGGCAAGTCATCCTTGGCTACATTCTGCCCTCTATCTCGATTCACGTATGGCCATTGACAGTATAACTCGTGATTGTTATTGGGCGACATGAATCACTGACACTAAACTTCTCTACGATGCACACAGCTAGAGGGATGATGTGTGTTTGTATGCATTCCTGCTGGCTGCTGCTTGCTATGTAAGATGTGTATGTGTGTCTTGTCTGACTGCTTCACCCTTCTGACTTGTTATATATAGACTTCCAATGGAATACCCTCAAGATATGGTTTTCCTTTTTGCTATGGAATTTTCTCAAAGGCGATGCTCGATTCTTTTCGATGGACATGTTAGGTTTGATATGGGTAGATCTTCTATCCACTTCCATGTAGAGCAATGTGGTTTTACTGATATCACGCATTGTGTTGTCGGCATGCACAAGTTAATTTCTGTATTACAACAGTGGATAAAATGTCAACTTGATTGTGCTTCAAATGGACTTAGCCTTTGTCAAGAGTTAGTTTATTTTTATGATACACGTGAATATAggagaaaactagaaaaaaaattaaGAACCAATGGGATCTATTACTGAATTCTGATATGCTAATAATATTTTTTAAATTGTAATGAAGCCCTAAGCTTCCACATTAATATGAAAATCATAATTAGTTTAATAGTTCCAGAAGGTTAGAAAATCGAAGCAATCCAAGTGATATGAATTTTTAATGATTTAAAGACTTTTCCAATGATTTATGTGATGTGATTATCTGTACATCTACAGCCAATTATGTTTTCTTGAAGCAGCTAAGAGAAAGTAAAGCCTAGTCACAGTAAGAACTTTCATGCATATAGCTGCAAAGAAgtcacactttctcttcttatttaggATCTGCCTTTGCCTTTACGTGCAAACCCGAAAGAACCGGCGGACCATTAGATTTGGTGTCTCTTTCCCTTCCAATGTGTGTCGTACCCTGATTGATCAATAGTGCTGCTGATGCCTACATTCCTGTCAGGCTGTCATGAATTCATGATCCACAAGTTAATTTCTTCTGTCGCCAGTTGATTGGTTGAGGGGTAGTGAGAGACTGAGTGTTAATGCCATTTTTCTCCCTTTCCACTTTTGATTAATCCCTTTCTGAGTAAACATTTCCTCCACCCCTAGACTCATCATTCATGATGGGGTGGGGATACCATTCCGGATTGCTTACCACTTACTTTTGAACGCTGTACTCATCATTGGTCTTAATTTGGTTGGGCCAAGTAGCACATGTATGATTTCTTGATAATACAGCATGTGAATTTGCTTTTTCCTACTTTGGTGAATTACATAAAGTCAGATCAGAGCATTACGTTTGTCAAACGACAGATACGGTTCCTCTACAGGCTGGCCTATTGGATGATAGGGGACCAGGAATAAAATTATGTGGCCCAAAAGCACAAATGGAAATATGGCATGCTTGAGCAATGCCATACCTTTCTTGGAAATAATAATAGAGAACAACCGCATCATACATTTTTGGTGGGGGGAAAGGTGCTGCAAGTGGTGCCCCTTGGACTCCCTAGAGGCAGATTCACTTTTCGGAGATTTTTATTCGGTCAACCCTTTCCATCTGATTCTTTCCACCTTTTGTTCCACATCCCCATGTTTTTAGGGTGCACAGGATTTTCTTTAAGTTGGAATAACAGTGGAAGCGAACAATCGGTGGGGGCACAATTCCTCTATATAGAAAGATTGCTTTTTACGAAATGTCGTAACGTGTATGGAATCGCTGTATTCTTTTATGCTTTCTAGATGTCTCGATACATCTACCGAATGTAAGCAGTATGAAAAACTAATCACTtgctgttagagtacgtaatgggcctaatgggcccgttagtcttagggttaattagagataagagtcacttgcttaggggtcaagtaagccttgtttgggagtcaagtaaacctctctatataaagagaggagatgtatcaatctaagaaaagcaagaattaagaagaaaattccttccctcttgcccggccggccctctcgcgccctccttctagcagcgccataacaatttggtatcaggtagctcaGTTCCGATCATGTCTTCGTCGCCTCCCACCCCGTCGCTTCCGCTGCTGAccgtcaccaccacgccgctggCCATCTACACCGCGCCGCTGCCCTCCCCGTCCGCGCCGCTGGTCGCAtcctccggcgccgccaccgcccagATGTCGGCGCCCTCCACCGCACCACCGTCCGCCGTCTACACCCCGGAGGAGATCATCGGGGTCCTCAACGACCTCGTCACAGCCGTCCAGGGGATCCGGCTGTACCTGGCCAGCCCctacgggccgccgccgcccctgccgctgACCGCCACAGCCGGGCTGCCGGCCCTGCCGTGGTACTCGCCGCATCCAGGGGCCTCCGCGGCATTCGCGGGGACGCTACTGCCCCAGCTGCAGCTGTCGGCCACCGTCGCCCCGCAGTGGCCGGGGCTGGCTCCTGCCGCGCCTCCAGcgcccatcgccgcccccgcgccgccgtggttgccgtggcagccgccgcaccaggcggccttcgcCGCGCTCGTCGGGCcactgcagctgccatccatcgccaccaccgcccaaCCCTGGCTGCACTGGCAGCCGTCGCTCCTGCCGGCCTCCGCCGCGCCTAGcgctccgccgccgcagccgctgccGGGTGTGCCACCGCCGCAGCcgctgcagcagccaccgccggttAGCTTCGGCCCCGCATCGACCGCGCCGGCGGGAGTCCCGCTCCACCAAGTCCAGTCCCCGCCGTCGCTGTCACCGCTTTCGTCTTGGATcactacccgccacgtgtcggcggcggtgaggctgcaggctactgcgcgcggcctcctagcgcgtcggcgtgtgcgggagatgcgtggtctgcagctgccgctcctccaagttgcccttcgctgcgcaaaggacaTTGATCTCatccgctgcgtcggggatcttgggcatgcggtttcccccacgggcagcgggcatgctgttttccccaCGGGCAGCGACCTCCAAGTCTGCGTCATTggcggttgggggggggggcgcacccctcctcgtcattctccatcgcaagccccccactcttccctgtgcggtgcagaccaacagccgtccgacaggaagaaggcatggtgtcaccgacaACAACGCACCacgtagcaccactgcattccgtCACCGGGCGCCGCaagggcgcctctgctggtcactcttgcgaccacttccaggtggtcctatacatgcactccttttgtccagatggtgtccatgggatccaggtggctgtacacgtgcacgttcgacgtgcggatggtgtccactttttgttaaggggtccaaaataaagcgtcccagtccaattcaggttgagaataataaaacaagccgagatgtaaaaggcttgtttttaggtgttaggtttgggttgcgtcgagtcatggttataagttggttaggctgcagcttgaggacaagctgcatgtccaggtggggtgtagtgttagagtacgtaatgggcctaatgggcccgttagtcttagggttaattagagataagagtcgcttgcttaggggtcaagtaagccttgcttgagagtcaagtaaacctctctatataaagagaggagatgtatcaatctaagaaaagcaagaattaagaaggaaatcccttccctcttccccggccgtgggcaaaaaggcccccagCCGGCCCTCTCGCgtcctccttctagcagcgccataacactTGCAATCCCAGTAGAACTGCACATCTCGTGTAGCTTAAAATTTTACTTAAGAGTTAGTTGATTTTTCCATATTATTCGTTTTAGATTGAGTAATCTGGTTGACTTTTATATTGTTTTCATTAAAACATATTTTCCTTTGTGTTACCTTATTACAACCATCTCACATATCTTCTTAAAAAACGTACTGGTGTGTCTGTCTCTCTGTGTGTGTACGTGCGGTGCGGCAGTGCGCTGGCCGGGTCCTAACCTGCTTACCTTTTTGTAGCAAGAACGGTAGCATTCTACTGTATATGTTTGTAAGTTATGTTTTGGTAGGACAACTGCGCAAGTAGTTAGGAAAAAGAGAAAGAGCGCGAAACCCTGAATATTTCTTCCTTAGGGTCCTATGGGTGACCAAGGCCTAATTCTTCATTAAATTTTCTTCAACGGGAGAAGAAAAATTCCTTATGACCTGGTTACCTAATTGTCCATTACTTTGAAATTGGTGGCTATTATGTTGTCATTTCATTTACATTTGCACTCTGTTTCTCACAGTTTTGTACAAACACAATCCCTTTTTCAGCTGGTAGTTGATTGCGGTTGAGGTGTGAGGTTTACATCATTTCCTAAGGACCTTCAGACCTGCCAACGCCAACAGACGATACTATGCACTGATACTGTACATCAGAGCTACATCAAAGAACCGACTAGATGATGCATAGTTAAGTTTTCTGTAGTCTGTACAAGTATGGAACAAAGATTTTTTTTAGCAGAAGTTACATAAGTAATGGACAGAGGACGACTCGGTTGGTTGTATATGAACATCAATACATATATTCACCACTCACCAGTATACAGAACACAGAGTAGTTTCACTACCTTCAGAGTTTAGTACCTTTGCAGCCTGCGAGGCATGCACATATGTCAGGTATGCAACAGCCAGTGTTCGTTACTATACATAAAGGCCCTGCTTTGGTGTGAATCTCCGGGCCACACGGCATCCACACATCTGGCCGCCTCGCTGGGCAAGCGGGCATCTGGTTATTCGAGCACTCTAGACTTGCAGTGCTTCGTACCGCCGATGTCTGAACTTGAAGAGCTAGAGCTAGAAACCTCTGAAGAGTGCATGGTTCCCTTTCAAGTTCAACCCTGTGCCTGTGAGAACGCTCACCAAGGCTTTGTCACATCTTCCTGGAGTTCAGAAATGGTGCCAATCCGAGCTGCTGTCCTAGGCCGCATGACACTGCGCCTCTAGCCACCATGTCTTCTGCCATTTTTACCTGCGGAGCCAATTTcagatgtcacttctgctatggaACTGATGATCGTTTAGAGGTGACTATTTCTTCCTTGTACCAGAGGAGAAGTGTTACCTTGATTCTTAAGGTCTCTACATCTGATTTGAGGATCCTGTTGTCAGTGACCGCGGTGGTGAACTGCTGATTTGCCTCTGTCAGTTGCTTGAAGAGGGTTGCACTTTCACTTTTAAGTTGCTCGACCTGCTCAATCAGGATGGCACATGTCGACGGTCAGAAGCTTGAAACAAACTTGGATCATGGCATGTGCATTAGGAGGCAACAAGGCTACAAGAAGGTAATTTTTGTTTGATGAAGCAGCAGAGAGAGTGCATCCACCTGCAACTCAAGGTCAGTCAGCTGCGCATGCTTCCTCCTCCTGGACCGTCGAGCTGACTCCCTGTTGGACACCATCCTGAAATTTACACAGGCAATTCATTAGTTCATTGGAGAGAAGAAACGTAAGCAGTTTGTTCAGTGTTAATTAGAATTTACAGAACTTGGCACTGGCTTGATCTCTGCATACCTTCTTATTCGCCTGGTATCTGATGATTTGCCGCTCCGCTTGCATCGGCCGCCCTGAATCTCGACCAATGACTCGCTGTCAGAGTCCGACTCGGTTTCGAGAGCCTGGTTCCCTGAGATTGTTTCCCTCGGGCTAGCTGCGACCAAAACAATGCGGCAGCAGGTGAGACAGAACCCTGGTGTGTCTCTATCAATTTCCTTCCCAACTCTAAAATCAGTGTACTTCTATTTCTATGTTGGACCAGGGCAATTTTGGAAGACAAGAATATAAATCCTAGGAATTTTGGAGCAGACGAAAACATCTGCACACAGATCAGCAAGTGATGTTTCTCTTTTGTTCAGAATTCTTTCGATGAAATCCACTGCGGTTCACATGGGCGTTTGCTCGCTAGGTGTTGACTTAACATACAACATTCTGCGCATACTGATAACAAGATCCAACTCTGTTGCAGGCTGAAGGTGCATACCGGAAACGGCGGGCGTTTGCGACTGGGTTGGCGCCGGGGCAGCGTGGTGCGGCGGCGCCCGGAGGCCTTCGGACCACCACAAGTGGCCGGGGTTGCTCCCTTCCAGCTCCAGGGCGTTCTGCTGGAGCACAGGATGAAAATTCAGTTAAACGCACGAACAGTGAAGGTACAGAAGCAGAGGCTGAGCTAAGAGGGAAGCTTCGGGCTAGTAGCAGCTGCTCACCGAGTCGCCAAAGCAGAGGCCCGGCAGGCCGCTGCCGGGGGAGAACACGTCCGCTCTGGCGCCGGGGTCGCCGCCGAACCCGCCGTCGTCGTTTCCGTGGCCAGGCCTGccccgctgggcctcggcctcggcctcggcggcggcgaggtgctGCCGAATGAAGGCCTCGAACTCCAGCTCCGACGCGCACTTCTTCATCTCCGGCGGCCGCCTGCCTCTCCGTCTTCTCGTCACGGTGGTGGTGTTGTCGTCACTCCGTGCGTCTGTCTGTCTGTCTTTCTTGGCGAGGCCTCCGTTGCGGGGGCTGACAGCGTCGCCGGCGACGGCTTTTATGGGGCACGGGAAGGGGACGTGGAAAGCTCCGTTGGGGGAGATGAATATGATAGCGGCTGGCTGAATGGACAGTGACGCGGGATGACTCGGATCCTCGTAAGGCCGAGAGGGAGGCAGCGTGCAAGGCTGTGCGCGCGTGGCTCCGTCGGCGACTTTTCATTGGGTTGAGGACTTGAGATCTGCTCAAAGTGTAGTTAAATAACACTAGACTAAATGAATTGGATGAATCGGATTGCATTCAGTTATCTCATTGGTACCAGATTATGTTATCCGGTGGCCGTTGTTCTCTCACTTTGTCTTAGGTTACGTCCGCCTTGTCATGGTCTCGTGGATCTTATGAAGATCTCGCCTCCAAAGAAAACCTCGCACGTTTTGCTCTTTGATAATATATATAtcatcagttttgctaaagcacatctagatgtgccataagtattacATATTTAAGCAAATGTCATTGATTTTACACGAAGATCCGTGCAAACATTTTCATGCCCACAGATTTGCCTGGCGGCAAGTTGAGTGCCGGGCCTGTTTCTTCCTGCTCATGCAACGGCGGCAGGCAGGCAGGCATGATGTGAAAGTCGGCACCTTGGGTGGTGGCAATCAGAttatcatcaacaacaacaacgatcCACCCACAGTAACAGCGGCAGTGCCACCCATCATTTCGTGGCCACCCGAGCCGGTTAAACCATGTGGCTGCGGAAAGAGGGGAAGAGTCAGCCAGGCACTAGCAGCGCTAAAAGCGTGTCGGCCGGGGCAAAAACAAGGTTATCATCAGTGTACCACATGGGCGTGCGTGGCGACGGGGACGCCGGGGCGGGCGAGTGGCCACGGGCGCGCGCGGACCGCGGCCGTCCGAGTCACCACACGGCCCTCCTCGGGCCCCGCCACGGGAGGGACGGAGATCTTTTCCGGGGCGCCCAGCGGTGCCCGGCCGGCGACAGATCGGTTGGTGAGCGGGCCGTGACGCGGCGCCGGTTGACTCGGCTCTTGTTATCCGATGTCTGATGGGTGTGTGTGGGCCAGGTCTTTTGGGACGACTCTCCTCCTAGCTTCTTCCAGAATCGTCCTTTAATTTTTTTTACAATTCTAATTAATTAGACCTTAATTAGATataatttaaaaaaaatataaAGTAACGATTCTGAGGGAAGCTGAAAAAGAAAGCGATTTTGAAAGAACCGTTCAAAAAAAACTGGGCCTGTGTCGCTCGCGGGGCGCGTGTGGTGACGGGGCGGGTTGAGGTGTTGCCGCCTCGGCTCGCGGCCGGTGCGTGGAGCTGCGTCGGACGGGACAGCGGCCGCCGGACGGCTTGCTTCTCTCAAAAAGACGACGCCTTTTAAATACTGGAGTGGTTACAATGGCATGGAAATGTCTTCCGGTCTCGTCGCACGCGACGACATTGGAGGAGATGCCTTGGACGTCGTCGTTTGTCTCTTGTCACTGAACATCGGCGAGACGGAAGGACTGAGGACTGTGGCAGGGAGTTGAACGTGGAATGGGAACTGAGACGTGCAACTTTGTCTCTCTTTACTGTTCTTTAGGCCTCTCCTCCCTCTCATTGCATAGATTTCATGGAACTCAACAAGAGTTTGCTCGGGTCGACTTCTATGACCGAGATATCCGTGCACAATGCTTTTTAAAAcaaaactagtactccctccgtttcaaattactcgtcgcagaaatggatgtatctagaactaaaatacatataGATACATTCATACATTCGACAAGTAATTTGAAACGAAGGAAGTATATCTTTCGATTCAAATTAATCGACGCAGCTTTACATCACATTGGTGCATGTATATGCCCAAGTCCCACTTGTCAGCTCCCTGGCTGGCTCTGTCCGACTGTGGCGTGTGGACACCAGTAGTTTAGGGCGCTATCTCTGAATTTGATGAATAGTATAGTTCTACTTACCTCAATAGTATAGTTCCGTAAATAAAAAAAATGCAAGGGTGTTTTGTGCAAAAATTAGTCAGCCGAGCGacatcactcactgacaggtgagGGCATACACCCAAATACGTCCGCATGCATATTTTTTGACTGTATTTGCGCGTGATGTCAAGTTAGATGACCACAAATCCGTATTTTCAAAGTTCTATCATCAAATTGAACGTCGAGTGCAAGTTGTATGACTCCCGGTGATATTGCGTTGCATATTCAGTTTGGTGCTAGAACTTTCAAAATACGATTTTGTGTTCACCTAACTTGACTCTCCGTGTATAATTCACAAAATTATCAAAAGGCAATTCACTAAGATGTATCATTTTGTCATTGTCATTCCTTTTCGCGTTCAAGGGATTTTTGCAGCAATAGTTTGTTAAGATGCAACGTTCAAAATGATAAATAACATAATTGTTCTAATAAAATATAGTTTAAATTTAGCACAAAATAGTGCATTTTTAAAAATATGCATGAATTTTATAACAAACAACAATATAATTAATGTTTAGCAATATTTTTGTTTGGTTAACTATGCCAACTAAGCAATAGAAAAACTTACGCATTAAAACTATAATGTTGTAAAACAAGTTTATAACGAAATATAAAAGTCTAGTATAAATAAACTTGTGCATGTGCAGCCCAGCCTGACAACTTGGCCCAAAAAACCTGCCATGTTCAGATCGGGCTTGCCTCCTGAGTCGGGGCTCAGACCTGGTTTAACTACCAAACTAGGAATATATTGTGTGGGTGGATAAttcatatgtggatgatgtggctGGAAACTAGAATTAGATTGTACACTAATTTGATTTTGTGGATTTTCTAGGATGTATTTGGCTATGTGCATCTGAAGGTGATAATGAGGAGTTCACCGAGAGTGGCGATTTGGTGCCCGTGCTCAAATGAGCCCGGACATGAAAAATACCGTGATTTAAAAtagaaaaaagttcaaaaaaactcATCTGAGCCCGGGCTCTGAGTTGAATTATCGGAGTTCATAATGCTTGTAAAGTTTTGAGAATATGAATGCTCCATGTTTTGTGGGAGAACATTCCAGGATCTGTTGTGTTCCATGAACTTGGTTTGTACATTATATAGAGATCTTCTTCTCCAAACAGGCAAAAAAATTTGGTGCAATACAATGGTCATATGATGTGAATTAAATGTTGTTTGTTGTGAATTGAATGTTGTTTTTCAGTGGTAGTTGAGATAGGAAAACCTCCAGTAGAGATGGCAGTTACAGTTTAACATATTTTATTGCAATGCTGGAAGTGGGCACCGGAGTAGCTACTTGCTCTGGTTCCCTGAACTTTTATATGACACCGCATGGGCAATGCAGGGCACCAGTGCCAAATGATGAAAAAGTGGATTTGGCAcctgttttggcctacatagtggaaggcctaataTAGACTTAGAAAATCCTGAAATCATTGCAGTCACTTGAGCACGGTTGTCCGTGGAATGTGGCTGCACATTCATGGAGATCACTTCATTATATAAGAGAACTCACAAAAAAGAAAACGGATGAAGTAAATAAGAGTAGAATATGTTAACAAACCTTGGCAACTAGTGAGTCCAATTTAGATGCATCAACCGGTAGTCACTGTAAAATCTGCAAAAAAACGCAAAAAGAACTGAAAACAGAAAAATAATCAAATAAAAGAACAACATAAGTCAACAGCTTGTGGATACCGGTTGGTGCATATATAGAACTGAAAACAGAGGAATGAGAACTGAGACGTCCAAGTTTGTCTCTCTTTACTGTTCTTTCGGCCTCTCCTCTCATTGCGTAGATTTCGTTGAACTCAACAAGTGTTGCTCAGATCAATTTTTTGAGTGGATCAGATTTCTATGATCGAGATATCCATGCACAATGCTTTCTAAAACAAAACTTATACATCCTTCGATGCAAATTAATTGACAAAGCTTTACATCACGTTGGTGCATGTATAGGCCCATAGTCCCACTTGTCAGCTCCCTCGCTCTGTCCCACTGTGGCATGTGGACACCACTAGTTCATGGGGCTATCTCTGAATTTGATGAATATAATTCTACTTATGTATTCCAAACTTCTTCttcaaaaagaggaaaaaaaacctCCCACAAACTAAGCTTATCTTAGATTGTCAGGTTACTTGCGCTGGAATCTGTCCATCCGGATTAATGGCATATGTGTTCGCATAGTTCCTGCATTTATTTCAGGTTCTTCGGCGCTATTCTTTCAACGTTATGACATGGTTGTGAACTAGCGACCTTGTCAATATCAAGATATATTGGCTCAGCCTGTTGGACATGTTCACATGGGTAGAAACCGTGTGTGCGCGTTCATATGAGTGAGTTTGTGCGTGTAGTGAGCATATGCATTTGTGCTATATTTCTAAACAAATGTTCctatttttattcatttttataGTCTTGTCAATAGATTCTATCTTTGAACATACCTTCTCATTTTTTATCCCGTTCCGTATGACATATTTGACCACGGAACATGATTAAAAGATAACAGTGCCAATTGTTAATTTGTAAGTTAGGAATTTCTCCATATGTTCACTAGAAACCTCTATCATGATATTTATTAGAATGCATGCTTTAGCGATCTCTATGAAAATTTTCAAGAATATTAAAATATACAtgatcgcacacacacacacacacacacacacacacacacacacacacacacacacacacacacacacacacacacacacacacactatataaTTCACAAAATTATCAAAAGGAAATTCACTAAGATGTATCATTTTGTCATTGTTATTCCTTCTTGCATTCAAGGGATTTTTGGAGCAATATTTTGTTTAAGACGCAACGTTCAAAATGACAAATAACATAATTTTTTAATAAAATATAGTTCAAATTTAGCACAAAAATAATGCATTTAAATAATATGCAACAATTTTATAACAAA
The sequence above is drawn from the Triticum aestivum cultivar Chinese Spring chromosome 7A, IWGSC CS RefSeq v2.1, whole genome shotgun sequence genome and encodes:
- the LOC123149300 gene encoding bZIP transcription factor RISBZ5, which gives rise to MKKCASELEFEAFIRQHLAAAEAEAEAQRGRPGHGNDDGGFGGDPGARADVFSPGSGLPGLCFGDSQNALELEGSNPGHLWWSEGLRAPPHHAAPAPTQSQTPAVSASPRETISGNQALETESDSDSESLVEIQGGRCKRSGKSSDTRRIRRMVSNRESARRSRRRKHAQLTDLELQVEQLKSESATLFKQLTEANQQFTTAVTDNRILKSDVETLRIKVKMAEDMVARGAVSCGLGQQLGLAPFLNSRKM